Proteins encoded in a region of the Populus alba chromosome 13, ASM523922v2, whole genome shotgun sequence genome:
- the LOC118039636 gene encoding uncharacterized protein — translation MALNNGLRSASKLFTASESLLSKSVNRGIHSTGVKRMGGGHAHGHDEPFYLHAKHMYNLDRMKYQKIKMPLAVFTAFSIGVMVPVYAVIFQQKKTASG, via the exons ATGGCGTTGAACAACGGTCTCAGATCAGCCTCCAAGCTATTCACTGCTTCCGAATCTCTACTATCCAAGTCAG TGAATAGAGGCATCCACTCGACAGGGGTGAAGAGGATGGGAGGAGGTCATGCACATGGGCATGACGAACCATTCTATCTTCATGCGAAGCACATGTACAATTTGGACAGGATGAAGtatcagaaaatcaaaatgcctCTTGCTGTGTTCACTGCCTTCAGCATTGGAGTAATGGTACCTGTCTATGCTGTCATTTTCCAGCAGAAAAAGACCGCTTCCGGCTAA